One segment of Rhodanobacter thiooxydans DNA contains the following:
- a CDS encoding CPBP family intramembrane glutamic endopeptidase has product MHDQTIAFTTPPDAPRWMRWMLFSPLARIVIFVLLFMALSFATGALMHALGWLGKGAPATIHGLAQFLMRALPALFAYLLLVRFVERRPISELAPSRLLPDGAIGTAAGLLLFSAVVGVLYLLGSYHVTGTNPNADWVPALLMVGLGAGIGEEIICRGVLFRIVEEGMGSWWALLVSALFFGAVHIGNPGATLWSSAAIAIEAGLLFGMVYQVTRSLPVCMGLHAAWNFAQGTIYGIPVSGTAADGWLVSTRSGPDWLSGGVFGAEASVVALGLCSLCTLTLLVVALRRGSMVPFGRR; this is encoded by the coding sequence ATGCACGACCAGACCATCGCCTTCACCACGCCGCCCGATGCGCCACGCTGGATGCGCTGGATGCTGTTCTCGCCGCTGGCGCGGATCGTGATCTTCGTGCTGCTGTTCATGGCGCTGAGCTTCGCGACCGGAGCGCTGATGCACGCGCTGGGCTGGCTCGGCAAGGGTGCCCCGGCGACCATCCACGGCCTGGCACAGTTCCTGATGCGCGCGCTGCCGGCGCTGTTTGCCTACCTGCTGCTGGTGCGTTTCGTGGAACGCCGCCCGATCAGCGAGCTGGCGCCGAGCCGGCTGCTGCCGGATGGCGCTATCGGAACCGCCGCGGGCCTGCTGCTGTTCAGCGCGGTGGTCGGCGTGCTGTACCTGCTCGGCAGCTACCACGTCACCGGCACCAACCCGAATGCGGACTGGGTACCGGCCCTGCTGATGGTGGGACTGGGCGCCGGCATCGGCGAGGAGATCATCTGCCGCGGCGTGCTGTTCCGCATCGTCGAGGAAGGCATGGGCAGCTGGTGGGCGCTGCTGGTCTCGGCACTGTTCTTCGGCGCCGTGCATATCGGCAATCCCGGCGCCACGCTGTGGAGCTCGGCCGCCATCGCGATCGAGGCCGGCCTGCTGTTCGGCATGGTCTACCAGGTGACCCGTTCGCTGCCGGTCTGCATGGGCCTGCACGCGGCCTGGAACTTCGCCCAGGGCACGATCTACGGCATCCCGGTCTCCGGCACCGCCGCGGACGGCTGGCTGGTGTCCACCCGCAGCGGCCCGGACTGGCTCAGCGGCGGCGTGTTCGGCGCCGAAGCGTCGGTGGTCGCGCTGGGCCTGTGTTCGCTGTGCACGCTGACCTTGCTCGTCGTTGCGCTGCGGCGCGGCTCGATGGTGCCATTCGGCCGACGCTGA
- a CDS encoding M20/M25/M40 family metallo-hydrolase: protein MRAPRALGSAAATTLAFCAGIGMVHAGTTAEALPETMAMLRHAISIPTVEGQHQVPVLATYLADKLKAAGIPAGDIEIIPVGETAALVARYRGTGEGKPILLSGHMDVVAAKRQDWSRDPFTLIEENGYLYGRGTADMKTAVVVLVETLIRLKREGFKPRHDLILLLSGDEETAMASTRELARRYHDAEFLLNADAGGGTLNPDTGKPALYQIQAAEKTYADFRIALTSPGGHSSEPTADNAIYRLARIIDRVAGYQFPPQSNEITRASLRALGAHTPGPLGAAMTQFAAHPDDAAAAATLSTNPAYVGQIRTTCVATMLNGGHALNALPQSASVNINCRIFPGTPVDSVRDTLVKVIKDKSASVTVLSPPPVESPASPLRQDVIAAVTDAVHQRYPGVEVVPGMSAGASDSMYFRNAGVPSYGIDASFTKPDDTFAHGLNEKLPASEVEAGLEFWHRALVQLAK, encoded by the coding sequence ATGAGAGCACCACGAGCACTCGGATCCGCCGCCGCGACCACACTGGCCTTCTGCGCCGGCATCGGCATGGTCCACGCCGGCACCACCGCCGAGGCGCTGCCCGAAACCATGGCCATGCTGAGGCACGCCATCAGCATCCCCACCGTCGAGGGACAGCACCAGGTGCCGGTGCTGGCCACCTATCTGGCCGACAAGCTCAAGGCCGCCGGCATCCCCGCCGGCGACATCGAGATCATCCCGGTGGGCGAAACCGCCGCGCTGGTGGCGCGCTACCGCGGCACCGGCGAAGGCAAGCCGATCCTGCTGTCCGGGCACATGGACGTGGTGGCGGCCAAGCGCCAGGACTGGAGCCGCGACCCGTTCACCCTGATCGAGGAGAACGGCTACCTCTACGGCCGCGGCACCGCCGACATGAAAACCGCGGTGGTGGTGCTGGTCGAGACGCTGATCCGGCTCAAGCGCGAAGGCTTCAAGCCGCGCCACGACCTGATCCTGCTGCTGTCTGGCGACGAGGAGACCGCGATGGCCTCGACCCGCGAACTGGCCAGGCGCTACCACGATGCCGAATTCCTGCTCAACGCCGACGCCGGCGGCGGCACCCTGAATCCCGATACCGGCAAGCCCGCGCTGTACCAGATCCAGGCCGCCGAGAAGACCTATGCGGACTTCCGGATCGCCCTCACCTCGCCCGGCGGGCACTCCAGCGAACCCACCGCGGACAACGCGATCTACCGGCTGGCGCGCATCATCGACCGCGTCGCCGGCTACCAGTTTCCGCCGCAGAGCAACGAGATCACGCGCGCCTCGCTGCGCGCGCTCGGCGCCCACACGCCCGGCCCGCTGGGCGCGGCGATGACGCAGTTCGCCGCCCACCCCGACGATGCCGCCGCCGCGGCCACCCTCTCCACCAACCCCGCCTACGTCGGCCAGATCCGCACCACCTGCGTGGCGACCATGCTCAACGGCGGCCATGCGCTCAACGCGCTGCCGCAAAGCGCCAGCGTCAACATCAACTGCCGCATCTTCCCCGGCACGCCGGTCGACAGCGTGCGCGACACGCTGGTCAAGGTGATCAAGGACAAGTCCGCCAGCGTCACCGTGCTGTCGCCCCCGCCGGTGGAAAGCCCCGCCTCGCCGCTGCGCCAGGACGTGATCGCCGCCGTCACCGACGCCGTGCACCAGCGCTACCCCGGCGTGGAAGTGGTGCCCGGCATGTCCGCCGGCGCCTCCGACAGCATGTACTTCCGCAACGCCGGCGTGCCCAGCTACGGCATCGACGCCTCCTTCACCAAACCCGACGACACCTTCGCCCACGGCCTCAACGAAAAGCTGCCCGCATCGGAAGTCGAGGCGGGGCTGGAGTTCTGGCATCGGGCGCTGGTGCAGTTGGCGAAGTAA
- a CDS encoding diguanylate cyclase domain-containing protein, whose translation MPPKILVVDDTAANLVAMRRLLANSGAQLFEARSGNEALALCLDHEFALILLDVNMPDMDGFEVAALLGEAKHLHDTPIIFVTAAYADDMNRLKGYRSGAVDYIAKPINDVILQSKVRVFLELYAARAKLQNALDQLAERNQQLTQEIAERELMEAMVRHQAHHDALTGLPNRILFHDRLYGAIQRANRHHSRFALACIDIDGFKGVNDSHGHAAGDALLQEIAARLSAHLRSNDTVARLGGDEFALVLEDIEEPQLALQLCGKLCAALGEPYALSVSGQPIEVRVGASIGIAPYRPNGQPDADEQLMQAADHAMYAAKRSGKNRCVLAD comes from the coding sequence ATGCCACCGAAAATCCTGGTCGTCGACGATACCGCCGCCAACCTGGTCGCCATGCGGCGGCTGCTCGCCAACAGCGGCGCGCAGCTGTTCGAGGCGCGCAGCGGCAACGAAGCGCTGGCGCTGTGCCTGGACCACGAGTTCGCGCTGATCCTGCTCGACGTCAACATGCCCGACATGGACGGTTTCGAGGTGGCCGCCCTGCTGGGCGAGGCCAAGCACCTGCACGACACGCCGATCATCTTCGTCACTGCCGCCTACGCCGATGACATGAACCGGCTCAAGGGCTACCGCTCCGGCGCGGTGGATTACATCGCCAAGCCGATCAACGACGTGATCCTGCAGTCGAAGGTGCGCGTGTTCCTGGAGCTGTACGCGGCGCGCGCCAAGCTGCAAAACGCGCTGGACCAGCTGGCGGAGCGCAACCAGCAGCTGACCCAGGAGATCGCCGAGCGCGAGCTGATGGAGGCGATGGTTCGCCACCAGGCCCACCATGACGCCCTGACCGGCCTGCCGAACCGCATCCTGTTCCACGACCGCCTGTATGGCGCGATCCAGCGCGCCAACCGCCACCACAGCCGCTTCGCGCTGGCCTGCATCGACATCGACGGATTCAAGGGCGTCAACGACAGCCATGGCCACGCCGCTGGCGACGCCTTGCTGCAGGAAATTGCCGCGCGGCTGTCGGCCCACCTGCGCAGCAACGACACGGTGGCCCGGCTCGGCGGCGACGAGTTCGCGCTGGTGCTGGAGGACATCGAGGAGCCACAACTGGCACTGCAGCTGTGCGGAAAGTTGTGCGCGGCGCTGGGTGAGCCCTATGCGCTGAGCGTCAGCGGCCAGCCGATCGAGGTGCGCGTGGGCGCCAGCATCGGCATCGCACCCTACCGCCCGAACGGGCAGCCCGACGCCGACGAGCAGCTGATGCAGGCGGCCGACCACGCCATGTACGCGGCCAAGCGCAGTGGCAAGAACCGCTGCGTGCTGGCGGACTGA
- a CDS encoding hotdog fold domain-containing protein: MSASVLSLYRRITRWPAGHWIFSRLVCLKAPYFATIAPRFVVLEPGRCEVRIRDRRRVHNHIGTVHAIALCNLAELAAGVMTDATIPADLRWIPKGMSVDYLRKAVGTMHGVATPELAAPVSGDGHEWPMKVEVMDDAGEVVFRARVLMWVSPRKRA; the protein is encoded by the coding sequence ATGAGTGCTTCGGTGTTGTCGCTGTACCGCCGCATCACGCGCTGGCCGGCAGGCCACTGGATCTTCTCGCGACTTGTTTGCCTGAAGGCACCGTATTTCGCCACCATCGCGCCGCGCTTCGTGGTGCTGGAGCCGGGTCGCTGCGAAGTACGCATCCGCGACCGGCGTCGCGTGCACAACCACATCGGCACCGTGCATGCGATCGCGCTGTGCAACCTGGCCGAGCTGGCCGCCGGGGTAATGACCGATGCGACCATCCCGGCTGACCTGCGCTGGATTCCCAAGGGCATGTCGGTCGACTACCTGAGAAAAGCCGTCGGCACGATGCACGGCGTCGCCACGCCGGAGCTGGCCGCGCCGGTGTCCGGCGACGGCCACGAGTGGCCGATGAAGGTGGAGGTGATGGACGATGCGGGCGAGGTGGTGTTCCGGGCGCGCGTGCTGATGTGGGTATCGCCGCGCAAGCGCGCCTGA
- a CDS encoding peptide chain release factor 3 — protein MPTHLQETRRRRTFAIVSHPDAGKTTLTEKLLLFGGAIQMAGSVKSRKTSRSATSDWMALEKERGISVTSSVMQFPYEGKIVNLLDTPGHADFSEDTYRVLTAVDSALMVIDCAKGVEERTIKLMEVCRLRDTPIMTFINKLDREGRSPIELLDEVESVLGIACAPLTWPIGMGKRLKGVYHLALDEVHIFEQGKNFTRQDSTIFQGLDAPGLAEKIGAEAMRELREELELVQGAAPSFDLDEYLAGRQTPVFFGSAVNNFGVQLLLDFFVEHAPSPRPRATTTREIQPEEEKLSGFVFKIQANMDPAHRDRVAFMRVCSGTYNAGMKMIQTRTNKEVRIANALTFMASDREIVETAYPGDVIGLHNHGTITIGDTFTEGELVTFTGIPNFAPELFRRARLRDPLKMKALHKGLAQLSEEGATQFFRPLMSNDLILGAVGVLQFEVVAYRLKDEYNVDASFEPVTVTTARWVHCDDPKKLEEFREKNAMNLALDAAGELVYIAPTRVNLQLAQERWPQVRFAATREHAAAVEL, from the coding sequence ATGCCGACCCACCTGCAAGAAACCCGCCGCCGCCGCACCTTCGCCATCGTCAGCCACCCCGACGCGGGCAAGACCACGCTGACCGAGAAGCTGCTGTTGTTCGGCGGTGCGATCCAGATGGCCGGCTCGGTGAAGAGCCGCAAGACGTCGCGCAGCGCCACCTCGGACTGGATGGCGCTGGAGAAGGAGCGCGGCATCTCGGTGACCTCGTCGGTGATGCAGTTCCCGTACGAGGGCAAGATCGTCAACCTGCTCGACACGCCGGGCCACGCCGACTTCTCCGAGGACACCTACCGCGTGCTGACCGCAGTGGACTCGGCGCTGATGGTGATCGACTGCGCCAAGGGCGTGGAGGAGCGCACGATCAAGCTGATGGAAGTCTGCCGGCTGCGCGACACGCCGATCATGACCTTCATCAACAAGCTCGACCGCGAGGGCCGCTCGCCGATCGAGTTGCTGGACGAGGTGGAGTCGGTGCTGGGCATCGCCTGCGCGCCGCTGACCTGGCCGATCGGCATGGGCAAGCGGCTGAAGGGCGTGTACCACCTGGCGCTGGACGAGGTGCACATCTTCGAGCAGGGCAAGAATTTCACCCGGCAGGATTCAACCATCTTCCAGGGCCTCGACGCGCCCGGCCTGGCCGAGAAGATCGGCGCGGAGGCAATGCGCGAGCTGCGCGAGGAACTGGAGCTGGTGCAGGGCGCCGCGCCCTCGTTCGACCTCGACGAATACCTGGCCGGCCGGCAGACGCCGGTGTTCTTCGGCTCGGCGGTGAACAATTTCGGCGTGCAGCTGCTGCTGGACTTCTTCGTCGAGCACGCGCCCAGCCCGCGCCCGCGCGCGACCACCACGCGCGAGATCCAGCCGGAAGAAGAAAAACTTTCCGGTTTCGTGTTCAAGATCCAGGCCAACATGGACCCGGCGCACCGCGACCGCGTGGCCTTCATGCGCGTGTGTTCGGGCACCTACAACGCCGGCATGAAGATGATCCAGACCCGCACCAACAAGGAGGTGCGCATCGCCAACGCGCTGACCTTCATGGCCAGCGACCGCGAGATCGTCGAGACCGCCTACCCGGGCGACGTGATCGGCCTGCACAACCACGGCACCATCACCATCGGCGACACCTTCACCGAGGGCGAGCTGGTCACGTTCACCGGCATCCCGAACTTCGCACCCGAGCTGTTCCGCCGCGCGCGGCTGCGCGATCCGCTGAAGATGAAGGCGTTGCACAAGGGCCTGGCGCAGCTTTCCGAGGAAGGCGCCACCCAGTTCTTCCGCCCGCTGATGTCGAACGACCTGATCCTGGGCGCGGTCGGCGTGCTGCAGTTCGAGGTGGTCGCCTACCGGCTGAAGGACGAGTACAACGTCGACGCCAGCTTCGAGCCGGTGACGGTGACCACCGCGCGCTGGGTGCACTGCGACGACCCGAAGAAGCTGGAGGAATTCCGCGAGAAGAACGCGATGAACCTGGCGCTGGACGCGGCCGGCGAGCTGGTCTACATCGCGCCCACGCGGGTCAACCTGCAGCTGGCGCAGGAGCGCTGGCCGCAGGTGCGCTTCGCCGCCACGCGCGAGCATGCGGCGGCGGTGGAGCTGTAG
- a CDS encoding response regulator, with protein sequence MQQPVRLKKNSWLADQPIQRKMMLAIGLLLGLLLLTSLVTLHSLRQQESTRNWAMHTYQVRFELDHAQRALQTSQIGARGYVLTQRADQRAMFDSGIDDLHERLAHLRQMTTDNPLQQSRVDSLEKMATQWQREITTDAIDVVARLKGTDTALAALELQHVQSGYLANRTVRSEDLHAAIEQMVAEESQLLEVRNRQLDNALVTTKWVNIIAILLGGLLGITVIRLTSQLVIRPLRRLTGLMTRLANHDHDFEIRRLDRRDEVGEIARALQVFKQMSLDTNTQTWIRSRVSDISHVLLQATTHKDFAQWLASELVPLCKAGVGLFYSFDDTRHRLDLLGSYGLRLNNRTADHYLPGEGLVGQCAIERKAIVLDEVPENYLHIDSGSGEALPRHLAILPVLYRDTLIGVLELASFEPLAAQQKQLLDELLPIVALTLENLNRAISTHDLLLQTQEQADDLRVSELVMRQQKEVLRDSNEALQAKTIELQEQSERLIASEEELRTQAEELQASNEELREKTESLNRQKYVLEDLQQETAEKAAELARASQYKSEFLANMSHELRTPLNSLLILSRSLAENDTGNLDEEQIESARIIHDAGNSLLHLINDILDLSKVEAGKMELVIDNLALAELGQRLRRTFAHVAGEKRLGFTLDIDPGLPAVLRTDGSKLEQIANNLLSNAFKFTADGAVSLRIGRPGSDVDIPETLRGQSLIALTVSDTGIGIPQDKFQRVFNAFEQVDAGTSRQFGGTGLGLAISRRMAQLLGGDIVLRSESGHGSHFTVLLPETPPAASGPAEEVPRASTTRLSRTLSPYPPSKPIDDDRDTLLPDQTTILVIEDDPAFVRILIDMIHRKGYRALAAGDGATGLQLARKHRPTGILLDVSLPVMDGWSVLDQLKADDATRAIPVHFISVADEGTHGLERGAVGFLTKPVSRESIGLALERLLHFAADQQRHLLIVDDDADSRTAVRIMLRGDSVQIDEAGSAEDALAKIAHTDYDCIVLDLGLPGMSGLELLTQLAQTSKGVPPVVVYSGRELSREESAKLHQYTEAIVVKGARSTERLLDEVSLFLHSVQHAPPRSAAEPVAGSELAGRRVLLVDDDMRNLFALSKVLRDWGLQVSMAQDGPKALKMLADDEAPELVLMDIMMPGMDGYETIRTIRAQPHFATLPIIALTAKAMRGDREKCLEMGASDYLSKPIDTDKLAALMRVWLQR encoded by the coding sequence ATGCAGCAACCTGTGCGCCTGAAAAAGAACTCCTGGCTGGCCGATCAGCCGATACAGCGCAAGATGATGCTGGCGATCGGCCTGCTGCTGGGCCTGCTCCTGCTCACCAGCCTGGTCACCCTGCACTCGCTGCGCCAGCAGGAAAGCACCCGTAACTGGGCCATGCACACCTATCAGGTGCGGTTCGAACTCGATCATGCACAGCGCGCCCTGCAGACCAGCCAGATCGGTGCACGCGGCTACGTGCTGACGCAACGCGCCGACCAGCGGGCGATGTTCGACAGCGGCATCGACGACCTGCACGAACGCCTCGCCCATCTGCGCCAGATGACGACCGACAACCCGCTGCAACAATCCCGTGTCGATTCGCTGGAAAAAATGGCCACCCAGTGGCAACGCGAGATAACCACCGACGCGATCGATGTGGTCGCCCGGCTGAAGGGCACTGATACGGCACTGGCGGCGCTGGAACTGCAGCATGTCCAGTCGGGTTATCTGGCGAATCGCACGGTTCGCAGCGAGGACCTGCACGCCGCCATCGAGCAGATGGTTGCCGAGGAAAGTCAGCTGCTGGAGGTGCGCAACCGGCAGCTCGACAATGCCCTGGTCACCACCAAGTGGGTCAATATCATCGCGATCCTGCTCGGGGGCCTGCTCGGCATCACCGTGATCCGGCTGACTTCGCAGCTGGTGATCCGACCGCTGCGTCGCCTTACCGGCCTGATGACGCGACTGGCGAATCACGATCACGATTTCGAGATCCGCCGGCTCGACCGCCGCGACGAGGTCGGTGAAATTGCCCGCGCGCTGCAGGTGTTCAAGCAGATGTCGCTGGATACCAACACGCAGACCTGGATCCGGTCCCGCGTGTCGGACATCTCGCATGTGCTGCTGCAGGCCACCACGCACAAGGATTTCGCGCAGTGGCTGGCCAGTGAATTGGTGCCGCTGTGCAAGGCCGGCGTGGGCCTGTTCTATTCCTTCGACGACACGCGCCACCGCCTCGATCTGCTGGGCAGCTACGGCCTGCGCCTGAACAACCGTACGGCGGACCACTACCTGCCCGGCGAGGGACTGGTGGGCCAGTGCGCGATCGAACGCAAGGCCATCGTGCTCGACGAGGTGCCGGAAAACTACCTGCACATCGACTCGGGCAGTGGCGAGGCGCTGCCACGCCACCTCGCGATCCTGCCCGTGCTCTACCGCGACACCCTGATCGGCGTGCTGGAACTGGCCAGCTTCGAGCCGCTCGCCGCACAGCAGAAGCAGTTGCTGGACGAACTGCTGCCGATCGTGGCCTTGACCCTGGAGAACCTCAACCGCGCAATCAGCACGCACGACCTGCTGCTGCAGACACAGGAGCAAGCCGACGACCTGCGCGTGTCCGAGCTGGTGATGCGCCAGCAGAAGGAAGTGCTGCGCGACAGCAACGAGGCACTGCAGGCGAAGACGATCGAGCTGCAGGAACAGTCCGAACGGCTGATCGCCTCCGAGGAAGAACTGCGCACGCAGGCCGAGGAGCTGCAGGCGTCCAACGAGGAGCTGCGCGAAAAGACCGAAAGCCTGAACCGGCAGAAATACGTGCTGGAGGACCTGCAGCAGGAAACCGCCGAGAAAGCCGCCGAGCTGGCGCGGGCCAGCCAGTACAAGTCCGAGTTCCTGGCCAACATGTCGCATGAACTGCGCACGCCGCTGAACAGCCTGCTGATCCTGTCACGCAGCCTGGCCGAGAACGACACCGGCAACCTCGACGAGGAACAGATCGAGTCGGCGCGGATCATCCACGACGCCGGCAACAGCCTGCTGCACCTGATCAACGACATCCTCGACCTGTCCAAGGTTGAGGCCGGCAAGATGGAACTGGTGATCGACAACCTGGCGCTGGCCGAGCTGGGGCAGCGGCTTCGGCGCACGTTTGCGCACGTGGCCGGGGAAAAACGGCTCGGCTTCACCCTGGACATCGACCCCGGCCTGCCCGCGGTCCTGCGCACCGACGGCAGCAAGCTGGAGCAGATCGCCAACAACCTGCTCAGCAACGCGTTCAAGTTCACTGCCGATGGCGCGGTGAGCCTGCGCATCGGCCGCCCCGGCAGCGACGTCGACATACCGGAAACACTCCGCGGCCAATCGCTGATCGCGTTGACGGTAAGCGATACCGGCATCGGCATTCCGCAGGACAAGTTCCAGCGCGTCTTCAACGCATTCGAGCAGGTGGATGCCGGCACCAGCCGCCAGTTCGGCGGCACCGGGCTGGGCCTGGCGATCTCGCGGCGAATGGCGCAACTGCTGGGCGGCGACATCGTGCTGCGCAGCGAGAGCGGCCACGGCAGCCACTTCACCGTGCTGCTGCCGGAGACGCCGCCCGCGGCATCCGGGCCCGCCGAAGAGGTGCCCCGCGCCAGCACGACCAGGCTCAGCCGGACCCTCTCGCCGTATCCGCCGTCGAAGCCGATCGACGACGACCGCGACACGCTGCTGCCGGATCAGACCACGATCCTGGTGATCGAGGACGACCCTGCCTTCGTGCGCATCCTGATCGACATGATCCACCGCAAGGGCTATCGCGCCCTGGCCGCCGGCGATGGCGCAACGGGCCTGCAACTGGCGCGCAAACATCGTCCCACCGGCATCCTGCTGGATGTCTCGCTGCCGGTGATGGACGGCTGGAGCGTGCTCGACCAGCTCAAGGCCGATGACGCCACGCGGGCCATCCCGGTGCACTTCATCTCGGTCGCCGACGAAGGTACGCATGGGCTGGAGCGCGGCGCCGTGGGCTTCCTGACCAAGCCGGTCAGCCGCGAATCGATCGGCCTGGCACTCGAGCGCCTGCTGCATTTCGCCGCCGACCAGCAACGACACCTGCTGATCGTCGACGACGACGCCGACTCACGCACCGCCGTGCGCATCATGCTGCGCGGCGACAGCGTGCAGATCGACGAAGCGGGCTCGGCCGAGGACGCACTGGCGAAGATCGCCCATACGGATTACGACTGCATCGTGCTCGACCTGGGCCTGCCCGGCATGTCCGGGCTTGAACTGCTGACGCAACTGGCACAGACCAGCAAAGGCGTACCGCCGGTGGTGGTGTACTCCGGCCGCGAACTGAGCCGCGAGGAGAGCGCGAAACTGCACCAGTACACCGAGGCCATCGTGGTCAAGGGCGCGCGCTCCACCGAGCGACTGCTCGACGAGGTCAGCCTGTTCCTGCACAGCGTCCAGCATGCGCCACCCCGCAGCGCCGCCGAACCGGTGGCGGGCAGCGAGCTGGCGGGCCGTCGCGTGCTGCTGGTGGACGACGACATGCGCAACCTGTTTGCGCTGTCCAAGGTGCTGCGCGACTGGGGGCTGCAGGTGAGCATGGCGCAGGACGGGCCCAAGGCACTGAAGATGCTGGCCGACGACGAAGCACCGGAACTGGTGCTGATGGACATCATGATGCCGGGCATGGACGGCTACGAAACCATCCGGACGATCCGCGCGCAGCCGCATTTCGCGACCCTGCCGATCATCGCGCTGACCGCCAAGGCGATGCGTGGCGATCGCGAGAAGTGCCTGGAGATGGGCGCCAGCGATTACCTGTCCAAACCGATCGACACCGACAAGCTGGCCGCGCTGATGCGCGTGTGGCTGCAGCGCTGA